Proteins encoded together in one Lathyrus oleraceus cultivar Zhongwan6 chromosome 5, CAAS_Psat_ZW6_1.0, whole genome shotgun sequence window:
- the LOC127085735 gene encoding GDSL esterase/lipase At1g71691-like, with protein sequence MSISKVFWVISLISLKFSLANCYSTKGLVPALYVFGDSTVDAGNNNNLNTVAKANNFPYGIDFNNCSTGRFSNGKTFADLIAIKLSLPMPPSYVGVSTTERYQITSGINYASGSCGILNSTRNGECLSLEKQVEYFTSTVMNDLPRNLQSKTKLRHYLSKSIFFLSTGSNDYIFNYFKQEMGKNKMINPEEFADYLIDQLGSNIKKIYDLGGRKFVIIGLGPIGCIPGFIKKKPHTQECNEVINQVVNLFTNKLPRKLQELKLKAKLSGSLFTILDSFKLFRKIQNSPKNFGLTNIWDSCVGEGGNPCENRKEYYFYDFAHSTEAVNEIFANKCFGGRHICFPMNIENLVHAH encoded by the exons ATGTCTATATCTAAAGTTTTTTGGGTTATATCCCTTATTAGTCTAAAATTTTCGTTGGCAAATTGTTATTCTACAAAAGGTCTTGTTCCAGCTTTGTATGTTTTTGGTGATTCAACTGTAGATGCCGGAAATAACAACAATTTGAATACTGTTGCTAAAGCTAATAATTTCCCCTATGGCATAGATTTCAATAATTGCTCTACTGGAAGGTTTAGCAATGGCAAAACCTTTGCAGATCTTATCG CAATTAAATTAAGTTTACCAATGCCACCTTCATACGTCGGTGTTTCAACAACCGAGAGATATCAAATAACATCGGGTATTAACTATGCGTCAGGCTCATGTGGAATCTTGAATTCAACAAGAAAT GGAGAATGCTTGTCATTGGAGAAACAAGTTGAATATTTCACCTCAACAGTGATGAATGATCTTCCAAGAAATTTGCAAAGCAAAACAAAATTGAGACACTACTTATCAAAATCTATATTTTTTTTATCAACCGGTTCCAACGATTACATTTTCAATTATTTTAAACAAGAAATGggaaaaaataaaatgattaatcCGGAAGAATTTGCAGATTACCTTATCGACCAACTTGGTTCAAATATAAAG AAAATTTATGATCTAGGTGGAAGAAAATTTGTTATAATTGGCCTTGGTCCAATTGGTTGTATCCCAGGTTTCATAAAAAAAAAACCACATACTCAAGAATGCAATGAAGTTATTAATCAAGTAGTTAACCTCTTCACAAACAAGCTCCCAAGAAAACTTCAAGAGTTGAAATTGAAAGCCAAACTCTCAGGATCACTATTCACTATTTTGGATAGTTTTAAATTGTTCAGGAAAATACAAAACTCCCCTAAAAATTTTG GGTTGACAAATATTTGGGATTCATGTGTTGGAGAAGGAGGAAACCCTTGTGAGAATCGAAAGGAATATTATTTTTACGATTTTGCCCATAGCACTGAAGCTGTAAATGAAATATTTGCTAATAAGTGTTTTGGTGGAAGACATATATGTTTTCCTATGAATATTGAGAACTTAGTTCATGCGCATTAA
- the LOC127085736 gene encoding isoliquiritigenin 2'-O-methyltransferase → MGSNYENIHDLQKCSSVEGENDDGDDACLSAMLLCCGPMIYTSVLKASIELNLFEIIYKANPPCVSASYVASMLQQTTQHPQLARRLDRMLCLLASHDLLVCSARTNEEGGSERVYELSLAGKYFVNDEKNGSVALFSTFMNHPNLMEALNNFKEVLSNCDKGLYMKVHGMAVYQGIQSDPAWNHVFNRAMGDICTIEMKKILEKYKGFEGISLLVDVGGGIGQSLNMIISKYPSINGINFDLPQVIQDAPFYQGIEHVEGDMFNSVPKGDVILLKAILHNWSDENCLKVLTKCYKALPQHGKVIVVDFIMPQEIHHTKADKLITSFDNLMFLDGGVERTEKEFENLCKCSGFSSFHVVCLAFSALGVMEFYK, encoded by the exons ATGGGATCTAACTATGAAAATATTCACGATCTTCAAAAATGTTCATCAGTTGAAGGAGAgaatgatgatggtgatgatgcATGTCTCTCTGCTATGCTTCTTTGTTGTGGTCCAATGATTTACACTTCTGTATTGAAAGCTTCAATTGAACTAAACTTGTTTGAGATCATTTATAAGGCAAATCCACCATGTGTTTCAGCATCTTATGTTGCTTCAATGCTACAACAAACAACACAACATCCTCAATTGGCTCGACGACTCGACCGAATGCTGTGTCTTCTTGCAAGCCATGATCTTCTTGTTTGTTCCGCAAGAACTAATGAAGAAGGTGGGAGTGAAAGAGTTTATGAATTGTCTTTGGCTGGTAAATACTTTGTTAATGATGAGAAGAATGGATCTGTTGCTTTGTTCTCAACATTCATGAATCACCCAAACCTAATGGAAGCATT GAACAATTTTAAGGAGGTACTATCGAATTGTGACAAGGGACTATACATGAAAGTTCATGGAATGGCTGTTTATCAAGGAATACAGTCTGATCCAGCATGGAATCATGTGTTTAATAGAGCAATGGGTGATATTTGCACAATAGAAATGAAGAAGATATTAGAAAAATACAAAGGATTTGAAGGAATATCATTGTTGGTTGATGTTGGAGGAGGAATTGGACAAAGTTTGAATATGATTATATCTAAGTATCCTTCTATAAATGGCATTAATTTTGATTTACCCCAAGTGATACAAGATGCTCCATTTTATCAAG GGATTGAACATGTTGAAGGAGACATGTTTAATAGTGTTCCGAAAGGTGATGTTATTTTATTGAAG GCTATACTACACAATTGGTCTGATGAAAACTGTCTCAAAGTTCTAACTAAGTGCTACAAAGCTTTGCCACAACATGGTAAAGTGATTGTTGTGGACTTCATCATGCCTCAAGAAATTCATCATACAAAAGCAGATAAGTTGATTACAAGCTTTGATAATCTCATGTTTCTAGATGGTGGTGTTGAAAGAACAGAGAAAGAGTTTGAAAACCTATGCAAATGTTCTGGCTTTTCTAGTTTTCATGTTGTTTGTCTTGCTTTCTCTGCTCTAGGAGTGATGGaattttataaataa